The following proteins are encoded in a genomic region of Haloarcula salinisoli:
- a CDS encoding glycosyltransferase: MNPEKHPSFSVVLPVYHGDDPQHFNKAVESLASQTVIPDEVVVVEDGPLTDSLERILSDWSTEFPGNFRRCRHESNKGLSVALRTGVKAASNDLVARMDADDLSVEDRFETQLQFLIDNPETDVVGGYIAEFSSDPSDISALRKVPHQHDAIRRKARFRSPMNHGSVMFRRDSVLQVGNYRSVDRMEDYGLWVRLLLSGATFRNIPKVLLKVRAGNQLYDRRGGWEYAREELRLQTEFYRWGFTSLPIFILNVSFRSVLRLIPNRVRRLVYQQLAREEPPDRVANNYSEPESEFSDFEESTDEQEP, encoded by the coding sequence ATGAATCCTGAAAAACATCCCTCATTTTCAGTTGTATTGCCAGTTTACCATGGCGATGATCCACAGCACTTCAATAAGGCCGTTGAGAGCCTAGCTTCACAGACTGTCATCCCAGACGAGGTCGTCGTAGTAGAAGACGGGCCATTAACTGATTCACTAGAACGGATACTCTCTGACTGGAGTACTGAATTCCCAGGGAATTTCCGAAGGTGTAGGCATGAATCAAACAAAGGACTCAGTGTCGCACTTCGGACAGGTGTTAAGGCCGCTTCCAACGACCTCGTGGCTCGGATGGATGCTGACGATTTGAGCGTTGAAGACCGATTCGAGACTCAGTTACAGTTCCTGATTGATAATCCAGAGACAGATGTCGTTGGTGGTTATATCGCTGAATTCTCGTCTGATCCGAGTGATATTTCTGCTCTCCGAAAAGTCCCACATCAACACGACGCAATCCGCCGAAAAGCTCGTTTTCGTAGTCCGATGAACCATGGGAGCGTTATGTTTCGTCGAGATTCTGTTCTCCAAGTGGGTAACTACCGTTCAGTGGACCGAATGGAAGACTACGGCCTCTGGGTCCGACTATTGCTCAGCGGCGCAACGTTCCGGAACATTCCAAAAGTTTTATTGAAAGTGAGAGCCGGAAATCAACTCTACGACCGCCGAGGCGGATGGGAATATGCTCGAGAAGAACTGAGGTTACAAACCGAGTTCTACCGATGGGGATTTACTTCACTACCAATATTTATTCTTAATGTTTCATTCCGATCAGTCCTTCGTTTGATACCAAATCGGGTCCGGAGACTAGTGTACCAACAACTAGCACGAGAGGAGCCACCAGATAGAGTTGCAAATAACTATTCAGAACCGGAATCAGAATTCTCAGATTTCGAAGAGTCTACAGATGAACAAGAACCCTGA
- a CDS encoding class I SAM-dependent methyltransferase: MREMIQKFNRKINSYLGPKRNGPSRIEIYLDILENSDFDRALHLGSGRDERGIAKRLQQSGVEVIALDPDKGGLSDNELQNRIAGDGQRLPFRDNSIDLVFSEYVFEHLPEPELALNEIHRVLATGGSFVVLVPNPKHYYAIVADRTPFEFHLFWSRLLGKENPERDKFPTQYNWGTYSDIKNLEWGKLEEFYSFPGPTSYTNILPFHFLFVIFDRLVENRPEYHVSYIAKYTL; this comes from the coding sequence ATGAGGGAAATGATACAAAAATTTAACAGAAAAATAAATAGTTATTTGGGCCCGAAAAGAAATGGCCCCAGCCGGATAGAGATTTATCTGGACATTTTGGAAAATAGCGATTTTGACCGGGCTTTGCACCTCGGCTCGGGGCGTGACGAGCGTGGAATTGCAAAACGACTCCAACAGTCGGGAGTAGAAGTTATAGCATTAGATCCCGATAAAGGTGGATTGTCCGATAATGAGCTTCAAAATAGAATTGCGGGAGATGGACAACGGTTACCGTTCAGAGACAATTCAATCGATTTAGTTTTTTCAGAGTACGTCTTTGAACATTTGCCGGAGCCTGAATTGGCCTTGAATGAGATTCACCGAGTGTTAGCTACTGGTGGGTCATTTGTTGTTCTTGTCCCCAATCCGAAGCATTATTACGCAATAGTAGCAGACAGAACACCTTTCGAATTCCACTTGTTTTGGAGTAGATTACTCGGAAAAGAAAACCCTGAGAGGGATAAATTCCCGACACAATACAACTGGGGGACCTATTCAGATATAAAAAATCTCGAATGGGGGAAATTAGAAGAATTTTATAGCTTTCCAGGGCCAACTAGTTACACAAATATACTCCCTTTCCATTTTTTATTTGTTATATTTGACCGATTAGTTGAAAATCGACCAGAATATCACGTTTCATATATAGCAAAGTACACTCTCTAA